From the Pseudobacteroides sp. genome, one window contains:
- the ylxM gene encoding YlxM family DNA-binding protein: MNNVFEIGLLMDFYGQLLTERQMEILDMHYNNDYSLGEIAEELGVSRQAVHDNIKRGKAILYEFEDKLGLLQKFTEQKRKAVEILELLKCINIDKLDINGKESIDKIQEGVEFIINRI; encoded by the coding sequence ATGAATAATGTATTTGAAATAGGGTTATTGATGGATTTTTATGGACAGCTCCTTACCGAGCGTCAAATGGAAATTCTGGATATGCATTACAACAACGACTATTCCCTTGGGGAGATTGCCGAGGAGCTTGGTGTAAGCAGACAGGCAGTTCATGACAACATAAAACGCGGTAAAGCGATACTTTATGAGTTTGAAGACAAATTAGGTCTTTTGCAGAAATTTACAGAGCAAAAAAGAAAAGCAGTGGAAATACTTGAATTATTAAAGTGCATAAACATAGATAAGCTCGATATAAATGGTAAAGAGAGTATCGACAAGATACAAGAAGGCGTTGAATTCATAATCAACAGAATCTAG
- the ffh gene encoding signal recognition particle protein: MIFEGLSGKLQEAVNKLRGKGRVTEKDVKEMMREIKLALLEADVNFKVVKDFIAKVSERSVGQDVLDSLTPGQQIIKIVHEELIELLGRESSKVTFSPKLPTIFMMVGLQGSGKTTTSGKLANLIRKQNAKKPLLVACDVYRPAAIKQLEVVGGQLNIPVFNMGDKVSPVEIAKAAIEHAKLKLYDLVIIDTAGRLHIDEELMDELVGIKKAVMPQEILLVIDSMTGQDAVNVSQSFDQKLGVDGIILTKLDGDTRGGAALSVKAVTGKPIKFAGMGEKLSDLEPFFPDRMASRILGMGDVLSLIEKAQEAFDEKKALELEKKMRTMQFTFEDFLDQMQQIKKMGPLSQILGMLPGVNTKALEGAGLDEKKMGRVEAIIKSMTRQERQDPGILNGSRRKRIAFGSGTTIQEVNKLLKEFEEMKKLMKVMGDMGKHGKKGKGRFRMPF, from the coding sequence ATGATATTCGAAGGATTGTCAGGAAAGTTACAGGAAGCGGTTAACAAGCTTCGAGGAAAAGGCAGAGTTACTGAAAAAGATGTAAAGGAAATGATGAGGGAGATAAAGCTGGCTCTCTTGGAAGCCGATGTCAACTTTAAAGTGGTAAAGGACTTTATAGCAAAGGTTTCAGAGAGATCTGTAGGGCAGGATGTATTAGATAGTCTTACCCCGGGCCAGCAGATAATAAAGATTGTTCATGAAGAGCTGATAGAGCTTTTAGGACGTGAATCAAGCAAAGTTACATTTTCACCCAAGCTTCCTACTATTTTTATGATGGTTGGTTTGCAAGGGTCGGGTAAAACCACTACTTCAGGAAAGCTGGCAAACCTAATTAGAAAGCAGAATGCTAAAAAGCCTTTATTGGTAGCATGTGACGTTTATAGGCCTGCGGCCATCAAGCAGTTGGAGGTTGTCGGCGGACAGCTTAATATCCCGGTATTTAATATGGGAGATAAGGTTAGCCCCGTTGAGATAGCAAAAGCAGCTATAGAGCATGCCAAACTCAAATTATACGATCTTGTTATTATAGATACTGCTGGACGTCTCCATATTGACGAAGAGCTTATGGATGAGCTTGTAGGCATCAAAAAAGCGGTTATGCCGCAGGAAATTTTGCTGGTAATTGACTCAATGACGGGTCAGGATGCAGTAAATGTTTCACAGAGCTTCGATCAAAAGCTTGGAGTAGACGGCATAATTCTTACAAAGCTCGACGGTGATACAAGAGGTGGAGCAGCCTTATCTGTTAAGGCGGTAACAGGAAAACCCATTAAGTTTGCCGGTATGGGTGAAAAGTTAAGTGATTTGGAGCCCTTTTTCCCAGACAGAATGGCATCAAGAATTCTCGGCATGGGAGATGTGTTAAGCCTTATTGAGAAAGCCCAGGAGGCTTTTGATGAAAAGAAGGCACTTGAGCTTGAAAAGAAAATGCGAACCATGCAGTTTACGTTTGAGGATTTTCTAGACCAAATGCAGCAAATAAAAAAGATGGGACCCCTATCCCAGATATTAGGGATGCTGCCAGGTGTTAATACAAAGGCGTTAGAGGGTGCTGGTCTGGATGAAAAGAAAATGGGAAGGGTAGAGGCCATTATTAAGTCAATGACCAGACAGGAAAGACAGGACCCAGGCATATTAAACGGCAGCAGGAGAAAAAGAATTGCCTTTGGAAGCGGTACAACCATTCAGGAAGTTAATAAGCTCCTGAAAGAGTTTGAAGAAATGAAAAAGCTCATGAAGGTTATGGGTGATATGGGTAAACACGGTAAAAAAGGAAAGGGAAGATTCCGTATGCCTTTCTAA